The following coding sequences are from one Streptomyces sp. NBC_01294 window:
- a CDS encoding MarR family winged helix-turn-helix transcriptional regulator: MTSMAPEERIGSHLKRAEQALLAAKNAACKPAAVTVPQYAALLWLAEKPGVSAAALARLCGVTPPTMNTVLKNLQERGLIERTPHALHRNVLETRLTDEGRAAMELADSGAVRVERALAAAFTGEERELLIRLLGRCAEVLDAQR, encoded by the coding sequence ATGACGTCCATGGCCCCCGAGGAGCGCATCGGCTCGCACCTCAAGCGCGCTGAGCAGGCGCTTCTCGCTGCGAAGAACGCTGCGTGCAAGCCGGCCGCAGTAACGGTTCCGCAGTACGCCGCGCTCCTCTGGCTGGCCGAGAAGCCCGGCGTCTCCGCCGCCGCGCTCGCACGGCTGTGCGGGGTGACGCCGCCGACCATGAACACCGTGCTGAAGAACCTCCAGGAGCGCGGGCTCATCGAGCGGACCCCGCACGCATTGCACCGCAACGTGCTGGAGACCCGGCTCACGGACGAGGGGCGCGCGGCGATGGAGCTGGCGGACTCCGGGGCGGTGCGGGTGGAGCGGGCGCTCGCCGCCGCATTCACCGGGGAGGAGCGGGAGTTGCTCATCCGGCTGCTCGGGCGCTGCGCGGAGGTGCTCGACGCCCAGCGCTAG
- a CDS encoding SMP-30/gluconolactonase/LRE family protein produces the protein MLRAAKKTTTPTVPMTATGTLTLTLAAVLTLGAAPAQAKAPAADARISTAFAIPGAKVYPEGIATDPRTRTVYVGSYADGTVYRARPGRPEAEVFLPSGTDGRRTANGLRVDALGRLWVTDSTTGVAVYDTSTGARLAHFEVADGAPAHFVNDLTLTPDGAAYLTDSIRGVIYRVGPEQLAAGSGVLTEAYDLTPALRPRPAGAFNLNGIVSDRAGRYLLTVDMTAGDLYRVDLRTGAIRRVALTGGDLKAADGLDLSPDGTLRVAHNVSNTLTRWRLTADGTRGRLTRTITDPSLQIPTTLAHTPGRTLVVRSQFDKGGPLSPGSGTPTTFTIASVRGL, from the coding sequence ATGCTGCGCGCTGCAAAGAAGACGACGACCCCGACCGTTCCCATGACCGCGACCGGGACCCTGACCCTGACCCTGGCGGCGGTCCTCACCCTCGGAGCGGCTCCGGCACAGGCGAAGGCCCCGGCGGCCGACGCCCGGATATCCACGGCCTTCGCGATACCCGGCGCAAAGGTCTACCCCGAGGGCATCGCCACGGACCCCCGCACCCGTACGGTCTACGTCGGCTCGTACGCGGACGGCACCGTCTACCGGGCCCGCCCCGGCCGGCCCGAGGCGGAGGTGTTCCTCCCCTCCGGCACCGACGGCCGCCGCACGGCGAACGGCCTGCGGGTCGACGCCCTCGGCCGCCTGTGGGTCACGGACTCCACCACCGGCGTCGCGGTCTACGACACCTCCACCGGGGCCCGCCTGGCCCACTTCGAGGTGGCCGACGGGGCCCCCGCCCACTTCGTCAACGACCTGACCCTCACCCCGGACGGCGCCGCGTACCTGACGGACAGCATCCGCGGCGTGATCTACCGCGTGGGCCCGGAGCAGCTGGCCGCCGGCAGCGGCGTCCTGACCGAGGCCTACGACCTCACCCCGGCCCTGCGCCCACGGCCGGCGGGCGCCTTCAACCTCAACGGCATCGTCTCCGACCGGGCGGGCCGCTACCTCCTCACCGTCGACATGACGGCGGGCGACCTCTACCGCGTCGACCTGCGCACGGGCGCCATCCGCCGCGTCGCCCTCACCGGCGGCGACCTGAAGGCCGCCGACGGCCTCGACCTCTCCCCCGACGGCACCCTGCGCGTGGCGCACAACGTCAGCAACACGCTGACCCGCTGGCGGCTCACCGCGGACGGCACCCGCGGACGGCTGACCCGCACGATCACGGACCCGTCCCTGCAGATCCCCACGACCCTCGCCCACACTCCGGGCCGCACGCTGGTGGTCCGCTCGCAGTTCGACAAGGGCGGCCCCTTGTCCCCCGGTTCGGGCACCCCCACCACCTTCACGATCGCCTCGGTCCGCGGCCTCTGA
- a CDS encoding PadR family transcriptional regulator yields the protein MTKGLDATGDQRRSQLLRGVLDLCLLSLIAERPRYGFEFAEALADSGLELVSDGSIYPLLARMERAGLVSSYRAPSPSGGAPRKYYRLTEAGRAELSGGRADWQAFAGQVGRILTGTESTGEATP from the coding sequence ATGACAAAGGGACTGGATGCGACCGGTGACCAGCGGCGCAGTCAGCTCCTGCGCGGGGTGCTCGACCTGTGTCTGCTGTCGCTGATCGCCGAACGGCCGCGGTACGGATTCGAGTTCGCCGAGGCGCTCGCCGACAGTGGGCTGGAGCTCGTCAGTGACGGCAGCATCTATCCGCTGCTCGCCCGGATGGAGCGGGCGGGGCTCGTCTCCTCGTACCGCGCCCCGTCGCCCAGCGGCGGGGCCCCGCGCAAGTACTACCGCCTGACCGAGGCGGGGCGCGCCGAACTGAGCGGGGGCCGGGCCGACTGGCAGGCCTTCGCCGGGCAGGTGGGCCGCATCCTGACCGGCACCGAATCCACGGGGGAAGCCACACCATGA
- a CDS encoding CPCC family cysteine-rich protein codes for MTSRFPCPCCGHRVLDAMPGSYSICPVCFWEDDGIQFRWPTMPGGANKVSLIEAQLNYQDFGACDQHGRQYVRPPAEDEPLDPAWRPIDPTRDSFEDWEAEDHVPWPDDRSALCWWLPVFWRRAHPTAP; via the coding sequence ATGACCAGCCGTTTCCCCTGTCCCTGCTGCGGCCACCGCGTGCTGGACGCCATGCCGGGCTCCTACTCGATCTGCCCGGTCTGCTTCTGGGAGGACGACGGGATCCAGTTCCGCTGGCCGACCATGCCCGGCGGCGCCAACAAGGTCTCCCTCATCGAGGCCCAGCTCAACTACCAGGACTTCGGCGCCTGCGACCAGCACGGCCGGCAGTACGTCCGCCCTCCGGCCGAGGACGAGCCGCTCGACCCCGCCTGGCGCCCCATCGACCCGACGCGCGACTCCTTCGAGGACTGGGAAGCCGAGGACCACGTCCCGTGGCCCGACGACCGCTCGGCGCTCTGCTGGTGGCTCCCCGTCTTCTGGCGCCGCGCCCACCCGACAGCGCCGTGA
- a CDS encoding type II toxin-antitoxin system RelE family toxin: MHHEAQAELRKIPRDMALRILAKLTELETDPLGFNSTALVSQPERRRLRVGDYRVVYTIDNGELVVWVVHVGHRSTVHET; the protein is encoded by the coding sequence ATCCACCACGAGGCGCAGGCCGAGCTTCGGAAGATCCCCCGCGACATGGCGCTGCGCATCCTCGCCAAGCTGACCGAGTTGGAGACCGACCCTCTCGGCTTCAACAGCACCGCGCTGGTGTCCCAGCCCGAACGTCGGCGCCTGCGCGTCGGCGACTACCGCGTCGTCTACACGATCGACAACGGGGAACTGGTGGTCTGGGTCGTTCACGTGGGGCACCGGTCCACCGTTCACGAGACCTGA
- the ychF gene encoding redox-regulated ATPase YchF: MSLTIGIVGLPNVGKSTLFNALTKNDVLAANYPFATIEPNVGVVGVPDQRLAVLAGIFGSQRVLPATVDFVDIAGIVRGASEGEGLGNKFLANIRESDAICQVIRAFKDENVVHVDGKVSPKDDIETINTELILADLQSIEKAVPRLTKESRLQKEKVAVLAAVEKAQKILEEGHTLFSRGITKGTEQGDLLHELHLLTTKPFLYVFNVDEDELTDDAFKAEQSALVAPAEAIFLNAKLEADLVELDDEEALELLQSVGQDEPGMATLGRVGFTTLGLQTYLTAGPKETRAWTIKQGATAPEAAGVIHTDFQRGFIKAEVISFADLVACGSVAEARSKGKARMEGKDYVMQDGDVVEFRFNV; encoded by the coding sequence GTGTCGCTCACGATCGGAATCGTCGGCCTGCCGAATGTCGGCAAGTCGACCCTGTTCAACGCCCTGACCAAGAACGACGTGCTGGCGGCCAACTACCCGTTCGCCACCATCGAGCCGAACGTCGGCGTCGTCGGCGTCCCGGACCAGCGCCTGGCCGTCCTCGCCGGCATCTTCGGATCGCAGCGGGTCCTCCCGGCGACGGTCGACTTCGTCGACATCGCGGGCATCGTGCGCGGCGCGTCGGAGGGTGAGGGCCTGGGCAACAAGTTCCTCGCGAACATCCGCGAGTCGGACGCCATCTGCCAGGTCATCCGCGCCTTCAAGGACGAGAACGTCGTCCACGTCGACGGCAAGGTCTCGCCGAAGGACGACATCGAGACGATCAACACCGAGCTGATCCTCGCCGACCTCCAGTCCATCGAGAAGGCGGTGCCGCGCCTGACGAAGGAGTCCCGCCTCCAGAAGGAGAAGGTCGCGGTCCTCGCCGCCGTCGAGAAGGCCCAGAAGATCCTCGAGGAGGGCCACACGCTCTTCTCCCGCGGGATCACGAAGGGCACGGAGCAGGGCGACCTCCTCCACGAGCTCCACCTCCTCACCACGAAGCCGTTCCTCTACGTCTTCAACGTGGACGAGGACGAGCTGACGGACGACGCCTTCAAGGCGGAGCAGTCCGCCCTGGTCGCCCCGGCCGAGGCCATCTTCCTGAACGCCAAGCTGGAGGCGGACCTCGTCGAGCTGGACGACGAGGAGGCCCTCGAGCTCCTCCAGTCGGTCGGCCAGGACGAGCCGGGCATGGCCACCCTGGGCCGCGTCGGCTTCACCACGCTGGGCCTGCAGACCTACCTGACGGCCGGCCCGAAGGAAACCCGCGCCTGGACGATCAAGCAGGGCGCGACCGCCCCCGAGGCGGCCGGCGTGATCCACACCGACTTCCAGCGCGGCTTCATCAAGGCCGAGGTCATCTCCTTCGCGGACCTGGTCGCCTGCGGCTCGGTCGCCGAGGCCCGCTCCAAGGGCAAGGCCCGCATGGAGGGCAAGGACTACGTCATGCAGGACGGCGACGTGGTCGAGTTCCGCTTCAACGTCTGA